The genomic window AAGATGAGATACCTTTAATTTGAGGTGTACCTCGTAGGTTCCTACGTCATTTACTAGACGGAACATCAAAGTCAGAGTTTTGATGATTAGGGGTTTAGAATTGAGCCAGTCAAAAGTTTCCTTCTCATTGATATCTTCCAACCAATAAAGCTGTACGCTGCAAAATCATCCATCCCGCCTGACTTATATCCAACCTCCATGTCCTCATCAAAAGTTGGTACGTGACCCGTCCGTGCACATACAAGTATTTAATCTTAAAGTGTTTTCACAAATATCAAAGAGGAATTGGATGGATGAACAAAGAAGTGATGACTTCTTTAAGCATTCCGAAATAAGGATCTGTGAATTCATCTCTCTCCTTGTAAAAATGATGGATGGGTCGTGAAACGTTGAGGCATCGCACCAGAATCGGACGTGGCACAGCGGTTGTCGTCAAGTACTCCtccattattattttgtaataattacTATAAATCTTGTTCATCTCTCCAATCGCCTCTTCTTTGGAAACACCATGTTGCTTCATGTAACAATTCAGCCCTTTAGCCACTTCTCCTCTGCTCATCTCTTGCTGCTCATCCATTACACTTAGTTACGTTAATGTGTAAGACAAAACCGGTTGATGATGTGATCGCTTATTGTCATGCTTTTGTATGTATCAATTACCTCAAAGGTGTTTATGTCGTTCTTAATACGAAACACACCATTCAGAGCTTCCATCATTTTAGGTCTGGATTTGTACCACTCGCACGTTTGATTCTCATCACAATCTTCCATCGCGATAAAGCTATAGGCTGCAAAATGATCCATTGACGTCTGCATACCAAACTCCATGTACTCCTCAAAGGTTGGCACGTGACTTGCGCGTGCCCATTTCGAGATAGCCAAGTATGCTTTCCCCAACTTCTTGATCTATATGCAAAGCACTCAGTTTTTCGTAAAGATACAAACTTGACTATAGTTATTGCTACCCCAGTGTGGAGGACTCACCTCATCTACCGCTACTTGCACAATGCGTGACCTTCCCTGTGGCCTCATTTCTTGTTCAATCTCTTCTAAAGTTTCAAATACACCTCGAAAGACGATTTTTACATAACTTGGTAGCTTTTCTATGTCCCCAAGATCCCACCTGGACAAGAAAATTTGCATGTCATTTTAcctatttttaaatttaatcatGGAAATAGGAGTTAGGAGTGAAAAACAACACCTTTGGAAAGAATCAACGAGGCTTGTAACTTCAGGAAGAGTACCATATGCATCACATGTATCATTAAAAACAGTCACAATCATGGTAATTTTAGTGACTATAATTCTCCCTAGTGAATACCGTGGCTCAAAATACAATGCGAGTGCCCCAAAGTAGACCTCTACAATTCTGTCCCTGATGTAAGGCAGCTTAGATGCAAGATCTAGCTCCTTCCACCATCTGCAATTAATGaacataaacattttaaataaagCAAGACATACAAATATAAAGATTGACGACATGAACTAACACAACCTACTTGGTCAGATCTTTTAGCTCTTGGATATAATGTAGCTGGCAATAGTTGAAGTTGAGTTTTGCAAACTTGAGCAGCGTCTCgtcatgatcttcttcttgttcgtaGAAAGAGATATATTCTCTTGCGACTAATATCTCCAAGTTATGATATCGAGCTCTATATAGTGCGTTTTGTATATGTTTAGAGAGATGGGGACTAGCAGTTGCTGTGTGATTACTTGTCAACGACTCTAAGCGATACCGAGTGAAGCTCAATGCTTCGTCCATAATATCTTCAGATGGTGTCCCGAGATGTGCTGCTTCGTACAACTGTAGCATTCCTCTAATATCCTCAGCTAGACTTTCCTTGAACCTCCCATCTTCACCTTTGAATCTATTGAATGCATCTACAGTGAAGTCGAAAGccaaattatatatgtgtatacatatatgtgaATCAAGGTCACCAATACTCTTACAGCAAGGCATATAGTAACCGCGTAGTCTGAAAACCTCAAACATGGTGGAGATTGTTTCCAAATCATTTTCCTTGGCTATTATATCGTCCAAATTCCCAAAAGCTTGGCCAAGAATCTCATCAATCTCAATCTCGAAATGATATGCGATTCCGAGGTTCATTAGCAAATGGATGAGACGGATCCTCTCATTGTCGCTGTTTTTGGAAGACTTGAGCATGTCTCTCACTTTTGGCTTCATCGTCACTTCAATCTCTCTTGAGAAATCATCAAATTCCtacaattattaaatatacaatgcaatttataaaaaaaatcgttcATGTTGTCTGAACCAACAATTATTGGGGTCATCTTGTGCTTCTTATATCTATCTACTTACAGCGACATGGAGGGGAACAGAAAGGAAGTGATCTCCCCAAAGAGTGGGAGAAAAGTGTGCCAAGGGACGACTACTTTCAAGATTATCATTACTCTCAGTAGCCCTAACGCAGACCAAGTGGTGTTGTTTTGCCGGTTTCAAGGAAAGAGTGTGCTTGTGAAGCCAACGCCGAGGAAAAAGAGAGGGGTTTGTTGTGGGGCAGAGAGGGGCGTTATGAAGACCAAAACTCGTTCTTGTTGCTTCCATATTgttgatgtaaaaaaaaagatacaggCGAAATAATATTTAGAGGTACTCTGTTTTGAATGTTCGATATCTGTTCCAaaatttgctctgttttattaTGAAACCCTAGACGTGGACGTTTTTAATGGCTGATttgaataaaaacaatataagtTAACTATACGAatcgtatatatatttttattttttttgaaccGGGAAACATTGCGAGAAAAAATGTTAGACGATGatttaatttgataatttcaTGGGGAATCGAAGCATTAAATTTCTTCACGAGGTAAACAGTGTTTATCAAAGTAGTATTGTTGTATTAAAACCCTAGAAGCTGCCTTCCGCTGGCGTTTGAAATggatgatttgtttttactttatttttgttttcttgggcTGGGCACATATGTgaacattaaaaatttaaaagcaatCACTGGAAAATCTTAGACAATCATTTAATATGATTGAATTAATTGAGAATCCAAACAATCAATGTTcaatctctatctctctagCAGAACTTCGAGGAGTTTATTATGGGTTGTATCTTACTTGGGAAAAGAAGATTATGCGTTTAGAAGTGGAGGTGGATTCGGAGGTAGTAGTTGGGTTTTTAACGACAGGGATTGAGGAAATTGAGGAAACTAATCCGCTGTCCATCCTTGTACGCTTGTGTCATGGCTTTCTTAGAAAGGACTCGATAGTCCGAGTGTCTCATGTGTATCGGAAGGCTAACCGGCTTACAGATGGGTTGACTAACCATGCATTCTCTTTGCTTTTGGGCTTTCACGCGTTTGCTTCAGTACCTGTAGAAGTAGTTTCGATTTTGCGGGAAGACGTCGATGGAGTTTTACGCTCACGACTAGTCCCTTTGTAATTTAGTTTCTGTATATTTCAATAAACCCTGGAGTTTCTCCCGGTcactcaccaaaaaaaaaatctctctctctctctctctttctcaatggCA from Arabidopsis thaliana chromosome 3, partial sequence includes these protein-coding regions:
- a CDS encoding Terpenoid cyclases/Protein prenyltransferases superfamily protein (Terpenoid cyclases/Protein prenyltransferases superfamily protein; FUNCTIONS IN: lyase activity, magnesium ion binding; INVOLVED IN: metabolic process; LOCATED IN: chloroplast; CONTAINS InterPro DOMAIN/s: Terpene synthase, metal-binding domain (InterPro:IPR005630), Terpenoid synthase (InterPro:IPR008949), Terpenoid cylases/protein prenyltransferase alpha-alpha toroid (InterPro:IPR008930), Terpene synthase-like (InterPro:IPR001906); BEST Arabidopsis thaliana protein match is: Terpenoid cyclases/Protein prenyltransferases superfamily protein (TAIR:AT3G14520.1); Has 1720 Blast hits to 1687 proteins in 178 species: Archae - 0; Bacteria - 0; Metazoa - 0; Fungi - 0; Plants - 1715; Viruses - 0; Other Eukaryotes - 5 (source: NCBI BLink).), with amino-acid sequence MEATRTSFGLHNAPLCPTTNPSLFPRRWLHKHTLSLKPAKQHHLVCVRATESNDNLESSRPLAHFSPTLWGDHFLSVPLHVAEFDDFSREIEVTMKPKVRDMLKSSKNSDNERIRLIHLLMNLGIAYHFEIEIDEILGQAFGNLDDIIAKENDLETISTMFEVFRLRGYYMPCYAFNRFKGEDGRFKESLAEDIRGMLQLYEAAHLGTPSEDIMDEALSFTRYRLESLTSNHTATASPHLSKHIQNALYRARYHNLEILVAREYISFYEQEEDHDETLLKFAKLNFNYCQLHYIQELKDLTKWWKELDLASKLPYIRDRIVEVYFGALALYFEPRYSLGRIIVTKITMIVTVFNDTCDAYGTLPEVTSLVDSFQRWDLGDIEKLPSYVKIVFRGVFETLEEIEQEMRPQGRSRIVQVAVDEIKKLGKAYLAISKWARASHVPTFEEYMEFGMQTSMDHFAAYSFIAMEDCDENQTCEWYKSRPKMMEALNGVFRIKNDINTFEQEMSRGEVAKGLNCYMKQHGVSKEEAIGEMNKIYSNYYKIIMEEYLTTTAVPRPILVRCLNVSRPIHHFYKERDEFTDPYFGMLKEVITSLFIHPIPL